From Paraburkholderia fungorum, the proteins below share one genomic window:
- a CDS encoding sigma-54 interaction domain-containing protein, whose amino-acid sequence MMNDWAGVPANYGDVLRRAMDSLFRTFENFSEGTFIVDADARVVWINKRYAARFGFSDPQQAVGRDCEAVIPNSLMREVVNTGKPILLDIMETDREPLVVTRLPLKDDAGATVGAVGFALFDELKALTPLFSHYSRVQEELIATRQSLAQARRARYTFGSFVGTSAASLEVKRQARRAAQLESPVLLLGETGTGKELLAHAIHGGSARANQPLVTVNVAAIPDTLLEAEFFGAASGGADQKGRVGKFELANGGTLFLDEIGDMPLSVQGKLLRVLQDKEFEPLDSNRIVHADVRIIAATSADLPALVAAGRFRADLFYRLNVLTIHAPALRERTSDIEALAYAMLEDLSTQTRGGSHVELHDDALRVLCAYAWPGNVRELRNTLERVVMLSDSERIDAQALASFLGPVQGSTHAGRVAAMPSPTPAPTIASGVVADEPALWSDAMATFEKRFLIDALRANGGRVIDTASQIGMGRATLYKKIAAYGIGV is encoded by the coding sequence ATGATGAACGACTGGGCCGGCGTGCCTGCCAACTATGGCGATGTATTGCGCCGGGCGATGGACTCGCTTTTCCGCACATTCGAAAATTTCAGCGAAGGCACGTTTATCGTCGACGCCGACGCGCGCGTCGTCTGGATCAACAAGCGCTATGCGGCGCGATTCGGCTTTTCCGATCCGCAGCAGGCAGTGGGACGCGATTGCGAAGCGGTGATCCCCAACAGTCTGATGCGCGAAGTCGTGAACACCGGTAAGCCGATTCTGCTGGACATCATGGAGACGGATCGCGAGCCGCTCGTCGTTACCCGCTTGCCGCTGAAAGACGATGCGGGCGCGACGGTCGGCGCGGTCGGCTTTGCGCTGTTCGACGAACTGAAGGCGCTGACGCCGTTGTTTTCCCACTATTCGCGCGTGCAGGAAGAGTTGATCGCCACGCGCCAGTCGCTCGCTCAGGCGCGGCGGGCCAGATATACGTTCGGCAGTTTTGTCGGCACGAGCGCGGCGAGCCTCGAGGTGAAGCGCCAGGCGCGACGCGCGGCGCAACTCGAATCGCCGGTCTTGCTGCTGGGTGAAACCGGCACCGGCAAGGAGTTGCTCGCGCATGCGATCCACGGCGGCTCGGCGCGCGCGAATCAGCCGCTGGTGACAGTCAACGTCGCGGCGATTCCAGATACCCTGCTCGAAGCCGAATTCTTCGGCGCGGCGTCCGGCGGCGCGGATCAGAAAGGGCGGGTCGGCAAGTTCGAACTGGCGAACGGCGGCACGCTGTTTCTCGATGAAATCGGCGATATGCCGCTGTCCGTCCAGGGCAAATTGCTGCGAGTGCTTCAGGACAAGGAGTTCGAGCCGCTCGACTCGAACCGGATCGTCCACGCGGATGTGCGGATCATCGCCGCCACCTCCGCGGATCTGCCCGCGCTGGTCGCGGCGGGACGTTTTCGCGCGGATCTGTTTTATCGGCTGAACGTGCTGACGATCCACGCGCCCGCATTGCGCGAACGCACGTCCGACATCGAGGCGCTCGCCTACGCCATGCTGGAAGATCTGTCGACGCAAACGCGCGGCGGCAGTCACGTGGAGCTTCATGACGACGCGTTGCGGGTGCTGTGCGCCTATGCGTGGCCGGGCAATGTCCGCGAGTTGCGCAATACGCTGGAGCGGGTCGTCATGCTTTCGGACAGCGAGCGGATCGACGCGCAGGCGCTGGCGTCGTTTCTCGGGCCGGTGCAAGGCAGCACGCATGCGGGGCGGGTCGCCGCCATGCCTTCGCCGACGCCCGCGCCGACTATCGCGTCAGGCGTCGTCGCCGACGAACCCGCGTTGTGGAGCGACGCCATGGCTACCTTCGAAAAGCGCTTCCTGATCGACGCATTGCGCGCGAATGGCGGCCGCGTGATCGACACCGCCAGCCAGATCGGCATGGGCCGGGCTACGCTTTACAAGAAGATCGCGGCATACGGCATCGGCGTTTGA
- a CDS encoding serine hydrolase domain-containing protein: MQAAGFSALRLTTLTNAMQGYVERGEVAGVVSLVWRRGEIGYFEPLGLRDEAAQLPMERDTLFRIASMTKPVTSVAILMLVEEDRLALDTPVSLWLPELSGLSVLRDPAGALDETDPLKAPITVLDLLTHRAGFAYHFTATGPLADAYAATFNGFEAHGDPSAWLRRIAQLPLMFQPGSRWHYGVATDVLGVLIERVSGMSLADFFRTRIFEPLGMRDTAFWVPEAQLSRLAAAYNVDPATGRRVVEDHAADSRWANPERFQSGGGGLVSTAQDYLQFAQLLLGRGRLDSTRLLSHRSVDLMRSNFLTPEQRRVLAFGRPIWAGQGFGLGLSVVDDPAQQLPLGYRSTGSFGWPGAYGTSWFADPVENLIGLMLIQRRSMDAFPMSVDFERRVYDAIDD; this comes from the coding sequence ATGCAAGCAGCAGGATTTTCCGCGCTCCGTCTCACCACGTTGACCAACGCCATGCAGGGTTATGTGGAGCGCGGCGAAGTTGCGGGAGTGGTGTCACTGGTATGGCGGCGTGGCGAGATCGGCTATTTCGAGCCGCTCGGTTTGCGCGACGAAGCCGCGCAGTTGCCGATGGAGCGCGACACGCTGTTCCGCATCGCATCGATGACCAAACCGGTGACCAGCGTCGCGATCCTGATGCTGGTCGAAGAAGACCGGCTGGCGCTCGACACGCCGGTTTCGCTATGGCTGCCGGAGCTGTCCGGGCTCAGCGTGCTGCGGGACCCCGCCGGTGCGCTCGACGAAACCGATCCGCTGAAAGCGCCGATCACGGTGCTCGATCTGCTGACGCATCGCGCCGGCTTTGCCTATCACTTCACGGCAACCGGCCCGCTCGCCGACGCCTATGCGGCGACGTTCAACGGCTTCGAAGCGCACGGCGACCCGAGCGCCTGGCTGCGTCGCATCGCGCAATTGCCGTTGATGTTCCAGCCGGGCTCGCGCTGGCATTACGGCGTCGCCACCGACGTGCTAGGTGTGCTGATCGAACGGGTGAGCGGCATGTCGCTCGCCGATTTTTTCCGCACGCGTATTTTCGAGCCGCTCGGCATGCGCGATACCGCGTTCTGGGTCCCCGAGGCGCAGCTTTCCAGGCTGGCCGCCGCATATAACGTCGATCCGGCCACCGGACGGCGCGTGGTCGAAGATCACGCGGCGGACAGCCGCTGGGCTAATCCCGAACGCTTTCAGAGTGGCGGCGGCGGACTGGTGTCGACCGCGCAGGACTATCTGCAATTCGCACAACTGCTGCTCGGACGCGGGCGCCTCGATAGCACGCGTTTGCTGTCGCATCGCTCGGTCGATCTGATGCGCTCGAATTTCCTCACGCCCGAGCAACGCCGCGTGCTGGCGTTCGGGCGTCCGATCTGGGCTGGGCAGGGTTTTGGCCTGGGCCTCTCGGTGGTCGACGATCCGGCGCAGCAGTTGCCGCTCGGCTATCGCTCGACCGGTTCGTTCGGCTGGCCCGGCGCGTACGGCACCAGCTGGTTTGCCGACCCCGTCGAAAACCTGATCGGTTTGATGCTGATCCAGCGCCGTTCGATGGACGCATTTCCGATGTCCGTCGATTTCGAACGCCGCGTGTACGATGCCATTGACGACTAA
- a CDS encoding H-NS histone family protein translates to MASYKQLTAQLEKLHKEVAVAREKEIAQAIADIRQKVAEYDLTAEELGFTTEHKPARKAASASVAKYRNPKTGETWSGRGRSPSWLVGKNRERFLIEA, encoded by the coding sequence ATGGCCTCGTACAAACAACTGACTGCGCAACTCGAAAAACTCCACAAGGAAGTCGCAGTGGCCCGCGAAAAGGAAATTGCGCAGGCGATTGCCGACATCAGGCAGAAAGTTGCCGAATACGATCTGACTGCCGAGGAATTGGGCTTTACGACCGAGCACAAACCGGCGCGTAAAGCGGCTTCGGCGTCGGTTGCGAAGTATCGCAATCCGAAAACTGGTGAAACGTGGAGTGGCCGGGGCCGCTCGCCGAGTTGGCTCGTCGGTAAAAATCGCGAGCGGTTTCTGATTGAAGCGTGA
- the fae gene encoding formaldehyde-activating enzyme, producing MSVSTDKQLFIGEGFEGPGVNLAHINVLVGPRNGPAGQAFATALATPSAGHAPFVVIARPGVPTKPLTLYVNKAQIGSDFHGNATWGASQAGIARAVAESLENGTLPPEAENDWVVVSANWVNPSTDDLDAVFDNNYRACKNAILAAMKGLPHRDEVFAAARDVSNPFYTPKQR from the coding sequence ATGAGCGTATCGACGGACAAACAACTCTTTATCGGCGAAGGATTCGAAGGCCCGGGCGTCAACCTCGCGCATATCAACGTACTGGTCGGCCCGCGCAACGGCCCGGCAGGCCAGGCTTTCGCCACTGCGCTCGCGACCCCGTCGGCAGGCCACGCACCGTTCGTCGTGATCGCGCGACCCGGCGTGCCGACCAAGCCGCTGACGCTCTATGTGAACAAGGCGCAGATCGGCAGCGACTTCCACGGCAACGCGACGTGGGGTGCATCGCAGGCGGGCATCGCCAGGGCGGTGGCCGAGTCGCTGGAAAACGGCACGTTGCCGCCCGAAGCGGAAAACGATTGGGTGGTGGTGTCGGCGAACTGGGTCAACCCGTCGACCGACGATCTCGACGCCGTCTTCGACAACAACTACCGCGCGTGCAAGAACGCGATTCTCGCGGCGATGAAAGGCCTGCCGCATCGCGATGAAGTGTTCGCCGCCGCGCGCGACGTATCGAATCCGTTCTACACCCCGAAACAACGTTAA